AGATCTTGTTCAAGTTGTTGCAAAGGTATGCCATAGTCCATTCTTTAGCTATTGGGAATTCTTGATATTTTGGAGTCAAGCAGGACAACCATTTGTGTAACAAACTCGATCGTGTATAGGAATTAATGCTACCAGCAGAAGGTATCTCTGGAAAAGTTGGAGCAGCTAATGTTGCGGCTACAGCTGGCACTTTGCCTCAGAATGTACGTGAAGAGAGGGAGGCAAATGTAACAAACTCTAAAGAACCCAACTTGGACAGAAAGCATGCGAGGTATTTATTGAAGTCTCTACtaatgttataatttttatgaCTCTATGACTATATGCCTTAATCTTTATACGATTATATCGTTGGTAGTGCCACCTGGTACTGGTTGATAGCATTAGATGAAAGTTCTTCGTCATGCCAGTGAGGCCCACATCATGATTCTCGCTTTAGTTTTTGATGTTACGGGTGTAATAGTTGCAATCACTGGCTGAAATTTTAGTTAAAGCAATTGCTCAAAATTGACTTTTACAATTTTTTCCCCAATCTCTTTCTTTTGCCTCAACTGTTATTGAGCCTGGTTGTAGAATTTTCAAGTGCAGTTGATGACTTTAAGTTGTACTCAAGTTTAGTTTAGGACTTGAATTATCATATGTTCATGCTTGCACATTTTGATTTTGGGTCTATAAATGCCCCTGTGCAATGTCAACTGAATCTGATCTTGAAAATATAAATGCTATGTTGTCCCTATCTTTTCAAAATAAGTGAGCTGTATAATATTCATTTCATAAGTGGTTTATTTCTAGTTAATGGGTACATTTGTCATGTGCAGGTTTATCAGTCCATATAAGAATAGCTTTCAGAATGGTTCTGTTCACAATAATTCTGTGCCAATTGCAAATGGAAAATCAGACTGCAGAAACTTGGTCAAGGTAAAGTTATAACCTAAGAAATCTTTTTCTGTAGAAAGTCAAGTTATAACCTTGTGTTACATTGCAAGAACTCCAGTATATGTAGATGACAAGTATGAGCTTCTGTACATGCCTCCATGTCTCATGCTTATCTTTCATCATATTTAGATCTTAAGATTTTTTATACATTTGATGTTTTTGGATGCAGGGGGGAGAGGCTTTCACTGTTTCACCTAATATGAGGTAGGAAGTAGTGGTGATTTTCTCATTGTTTGAGATGAATTCCACTATGCATTATATTTGTTGAAGGACATTATTACATTCATTTGTATCTATGCTGtggcaaaaggaaaaaaaaaattgaggcaTCAAATATGAAAGTAGAAAATTGTAGTTTTGCTAGCATGTTGCCTAATTGATTCTTTAGCCCTTGAATACTTTGTCCTTGGCAtggaatttatcacatttgtcACTTCAGGATTCATCTTTATTGGTAATTGCATTGTGCTTTTTGCTTTTAAGCTATTGGATTTTGGTTATGTGTATTTTATTAGAGTTTTTTCTTCTAACAACTGTCTTTGCTTATATAGAGGAGGAGGAGGCTTATggactcaatttttttttcactcgTTTAATTTCTCTTGTTACCCTTACAACAAGGACAAAATAATACCACTTTCCCCACCGCCCcaaaaaaaagcaaagaaaaataaaacactcACATGTACAAACCTAAAAACCTCCAACAACTGTCAAGAACTTGCATCTTTTTTTCTTatgaattcttttcttttaatttgcaCAGAAAATAGGGTACGTTTTTCTCACTAGTTTATATAATTCTTTCAATTTCTGCCAAAATTATAGTGGTCCTCATTATAATTTTCTGAAGTAAGTTTGCTTTTGTGCTATTCCATAAATATTTCTTGACAGACAGGTTGGAGACAGCTCAGAGGAAAAACGGAGTGATCTAGTGCAGGAGCAAGTTTTGCATGGGGAGGAAACGGTATGTTAAACAAAATATCCAGCTAAAGGATTTTACTATGTTTCGTAACTTAGTGATGTAATGTCTGTGAATGTTTTCAGACTGATCAAGTTGAAGGCTCAAGATCAAGCTGTGAGTTCTTACATATCTTCAGTAGTCTCTCTGATTTGATTAATTGGTTAATTGATCATTTATTTTCATACACCACTGATTGGGGAGATGTTCACTTGTGAATGGTTAGGTTAGTATGTTTCATTAGTCTCTGAGGTGGCTAGGGTGGGGAGAAATGAAGGGTTATTATTAACATGGGAAGCTTATTAATGTTGATAATTGATTGGCATTGACCTTTATGGACTTTTCGTCAATGCTATATGTTAGGTGGAAAGTTTACTTTTGGTTGAACCTCCAGTGTGGAGTCTGTGCCCACATTGGAAGAAAACTAACTTACCTAGGGGCTTTGGTAACATTAGGGTGGTTTTGACTCAAATGTGTTGCCTCTAGAATTTATAGGCATATACTTTTCCACTGAGGTTTTTACATTCAATGTGTTAAATTGTTCACTGCCTATTAGGGAATAAGAGATCCTACTGCATTTTTTAAAAGCTGAAAGCATTCATCATGTTCGGATTATCAAATGCATTCAACTCCTAAAATTTATTCCATcatgaaattattttttagttAATATCAAGTCAAGTAGATGCCTGCATGCCCtgtttaaactttttttttttggttggattttgaacTTTCAGTTCTTTGTATGCAGTAGATGCTCATTCCAAGGACATGAATGCTGGAACAAACAAAGGGGAATCACCAAATCTGATGTCTTTTGAAAGATCTACTGTGGCCAAACTTGATGATCCAAGTAATCTGAGGCACACATTAGATAAAGCTCAGGAGACAACTGCTCTTTCCTCCAAAGTTTGTGCTGATGCTTCCTCTGGTTTCGGTGTTGCCTCAGATTGTAACCTCAGTTTGTCATCTGCTTCCACTAAAGTGGTGCTTCCAAAAGTTGCAAATCATGGTCTAACCACTAAGGTAAAGCATGTGTTCTTAATATGTAAAGTTGCTACTTAAGGTTGCTGTGAGTGCTTGAAAAGCATTAACTTCCCTTCTTCAGGACTTAATTTCTATTGCTAGCCCTTCTAAAGAACAAACTTAAGTGGTCTGAATTTTGAGAACCGCACTCGCTGTTGCTCTGTTGCTAAGTTCCCCTCTGAGTCAAACTGTTAATCAAATATTTTGAGAGCATTTTACACTATTGTCTTGTTGATAAATTAGAGTTTAGGTGATAATCTAGAATGTAAACTGCTACTGGTGATGCTTGCTCTTTTTTTCCTGTATTAAATGGTTCGATAAAAACCTTTGCTCAAATACCTGGTTTATTAATTTTTAGTTTCATAAGGTCATCTCGTGACACATTATTCTTCTCAGGAATCTAAGCTCAACCCAAGAGCAAAGTTGTTTTCTCCATCACCTTTGCAACATAGATCAGCGACCCCTCCTGCAGTGCTATCGCGCACACCAGAACCCCCACCCACGGTATCAAATGCACCTGCAGATCCAGAAGCTGATTTGAGTTCCTTTGCCTATTGTTCTTCTGTACCTGCTAAGTTTCTTACGTGTAATAACCTGTTTCTGGGAAATGGATGGAGCGATCTACAATATGTCCAGCCTGTATGCTTACCAACTCTTGTCATATTGTTTAATGATTCCTTAGTTATTATACAGTTACACAGTTTAATTCATCTAAACATCTGGAAGAGGGCTGATGGTGAAAAAATAATATCACAATATGATACAGGCAAAGTAATCTAGTAATGCATCTTTACTGGTAGCCTTCAAACGAAGTTCTTTATATATATGTTTCTGTCCGCCATAGTAACAATACATCTATGAATCGTGACAGTTGTCTTCAGGGAACATTTGTCATATATATTAC
Above is a genomic segment from Coffea eugenioides isolate CCC68of chromosome 5, Ceug_1.0, whole genome shotgun sequence containing:
- the LOC113769957 gene encoding uncharacterized protein LOC113769957, which translates into the protein MGRKNGGLLPEEQNGASTSANNALVFITMSIIGFPVDVHVKDGSIYSGTFHTASIDDAYGIVLKKARMIKKGNRQTNLADGSLIETLIILSEDLVQVVAKELMLPAEGISGKVGAANVAATAGTLPQNVREEREANVTNSKEPNLDRKHARFISPYKNSFQNGSVHNNSVPIANGKSDCRNLVKGGEAFTVSPNMRQVGDSSEEKRSDLVQEQVLHGEETTDQVEGSRSSLDAHSKDMNAGTNKGESPNLMSFERSTVAKLDDPSNLRHTLDKAQETTALSSKVCADASSGFGVASDCNLSLSSASTKVVLPKVANHGLTTKESKLNPRAKLFSPSPLQHRSATPPAVLSRTPEPPPTVSNAPADPEADLSSFAYCSSVPAKFLTCNNLFLGNGWSDLQYVQPVVGHVGSRTPPVRYASQYNHLQAGTTYLHQNSQNMTGRAGPLFYALPVSNDATQGVAGYSQLSSHPLLMPHQANLPKNQGIATMQALQLYVTPFLANGQQPFAVPSYIPISAPFFPSMGSIPVPGSDGSLSAKFVCQS